Proteins co-encoded in one Streptococcus ruminicola genomic window:
- a CDS encoding SprT family protein, whose protein sequence is MNLTNYVREVSQEDFGKAFRHTAIWNTRLRTTGGRFFPADGHLDFNPKILEVFGLDTFRKIVRHELCHYHLYFEGKGYKHADADFKELLQKVDGLRYAPAIASEKHYHYYRCQKCGQEYRRKRRVNTKKYRCGRCHGKLLEIKSLET, encoded by the coding sequence GTGAACTTAACTAATTACGTCAGAGAAGTTTCACAAGAAGATTTTGGAAAAGCCTTCCGACATACAGCTATCTGGAACACTCGTCTCAGGACAACTGGCGGACGCTTTTTCCCAGCTGATGGGCATCTAGATTTTAATCCAAAAATCCTTGAGGTGTTTGGACTGGATACCTTTCGAAAGATTGTTCGTCATGAGCTTTGCCATTATCATCTTTATTTTGAAGGAAAAGGTTACAAACACGCTGACGCAGATTTTAAAGAATTACTTCAAAAGGTTGATGGGCTTCGCTACGCCCCTGCGATAGCAAGTGAGAAGCATTATCATTACTATCGTTGTCAAAAGTGCGGGCAAGAGTATCGTAGAAAACGCCGTGTCAATACCAAAAAATACCGTTGCGGCCGCTGTCATGGCAAACTCTTAGAAATCAAAAGTCTAGAAACTTAG
- a CDS encoding PspC domain-containing protein: MKSALYKQRKNKLVCGVCAGIADKFGWDLPLTRVLAALLMYFYGFGILLYILLAIFLPYKEDLDRDNYGTGPRRRKDAEVVDDDDDNDGWFW; encoded by the coding sequence ATGAAATCAGCTCTTTATAAACAGCGAAAGAATAAACTGGTTTGTGGTGTTTGCGCCGGAATTGCTGATAAGTTTGGCTGGGACTTGCCTTTGACACGTGTCCTAGCAGCATTGCTAATGTACTTTTATGGCTTTGGCATTTTGCTTTACATCCTCTTAGCAATTTTTCTTCCTTACAAAGAAGATCTCGATCGTGACAACTATGGTACGGGGCCACGTCGAAGAAAGGATGCTGAAGTTGTCGACGATGATGACGACAATGACGGCTGGTTCTGGTAA
- a CDS encoding Tex family protein, with amino-acid sequence MKNENIHKIAQELTIKENQIAKVLELTSEGNTIPFIARYRKEMTGNLDEVQIKAIIDLDKSMTALAERKATVLSKIEEQGKLTAELKKAIEAAEKLADVEELYLPYKEKRRTKATIAREAGLFPLARLILQNKASLEKEAQAFICDGFETADKAIAGACEILIESFSEDNRLRSWVYNEIWSYSSVVSSVKDETADDKKTFQIYYDFSEKVSKMQGYRILALNRGEKLGILKVGFDHNTDKMIRFMASRFKNRNAYIDDVISKTIKKKIVPAMERRIHSELTESAEDGAIELFSENLRNLLLVSPLKGKMVLGFDPAFRTGAKLAVVDQTGKLMTTQVIYPVAPASQAKIEQSKKDLAELISSYGIEIIAIGNGTASRESEAFVAQVLKDFPDVSYVIVNESGASVYSASELARHEFPDLTVEKRSAISIARRLQDPLAELVKIDPKSIGVGQYQHDVSQKKLAENLDFVVDTVVNQVGVNINTASPALLSHVSGLNKTISENIVKYRDEHGRITSREEIKKVPRLGAKAFEQAAGFLRIPGAENILDNTGVHPESYKAVERLLKELDITDLDDSAKAKLQAVSVKDMAETISLGQETLKDIIADLLKPGRDLRDDFEAPVLRQDVLDISDLEIGQKLEGTVRNVVDFGAFVDIGLHDDGLIHISQMSKSFVKHPSQVVSVGDVVTVWVSKIDKERGKINLSLVDLRELN; translated from the coding sequence ATGAAAAATGAAAATATACATAAAATTGCTCAAGAATTAACAATTAAAGAGAACCAAATTGCCAAAGTTCTCGAGTTGACAAGCGAAGGAAATACCATTCCTTTCATCGCTCGTTATCGTAAAGAAATGACTGGTAATTTGGATGAAGTTCAAATTAAGGCTATCATTGATTTGGATAAAAGCATGACAGCTTTAGCTGAACGCAAAGCAACGGTATTAAGTAAAATTGAAGAACAAGGAAAATTAACAGCTGAGCTCAAAAAAGCAATTGAGGCAGCTGAAAAATTGGCTGACGTTGAAGAACTTTACCTTCCTTACAAAGAAAAACGTCGTACTAAAGCAACCATTGCCAGAGAAGCAGGGCTATTTCCCCTAGCACGCCTGATTTTGCAAAATAAAGCTTCGCTTGAAAAAGAAGCTCAAGCTTTTATTTGTGATGGGTTTGAAACAGCTGATAAAGCTATCGCAGGAGCTTGTGAAATCTTGATTGAATCTTTCTCAGAAGACAATCGCCTTCGCTCATGGGTTTACAATGAAATCTGGTCATATAGTTCTGTTGTTTCGAGCGTTAAAGATGAAACTGCTGATGATAAAAAAACGTTCCAAATCTATTATGATTTCTCAGAAAAAGTTTCTAAAATGCAAGGCTACCGCATTTTAGCTCTTAATCGTGGTGAAAAATTAGGCATTTTAAAAGTTGGTTTTGACCATAATACTGATAAAATGATTCGCTTCATGGCTTCACGTTTTAAAAATAGAAATGCTTATATCGACGATGTCATCTCAAAAACTATTAAGAAAAAAATCGTTCCTGCTATGGAACGCCGTATTCACAGTGAATTGACAGAAAGTGCTGAAGATGGGGCTATCGAGCTCTTCTCAGAAAATCTTCGCAACTTGCTTTTAGTATCACCGTTAAAAGGTAAGATGGTTCTTGGTTTTGACCCTGCCTTTCGTACAGGAGCCAAGCTAGCCGTGGTTGACCAAACGGGTAAACTCATGACAACACAAGTGATTTACCCAGTTGCACCTGCTAGCCAAGCCAAAATCGAACAGTCTAAAAAAGATTTAGCTGAGCTCATTTCTAGCTATGGCATTGAAATTATCGCTATCGGAAATGGAACAGCTAGTCGTGAAAGTGAAGCATTCGTAGCGCAAGTCTTGAAAGATTTTCCAGACGTTTCTTATGTTATTGTCAATGAAAGCGGAGCTTCTGTTTACTCTGCTTCTGAGCTTGCTCGTCATGAGTTCCCAGACTTGACGGTTGAAAAACGTTCTGCCATTTCTATTGCTCGTCGTCTTCAAGACCCTTTGGCAGAATTGGTTAAAATCGATCCAAAATCAATTGGTGTCGGCCAATACCAGCACGATGTAAGCCAGAAAAAATTGGCTGAAAACCTAGATTTCGTTGTTGATACCGTGGTTAACCAAGTCGGAGTGAATATTAACACAGCAAGTCCAGCACTCTTGTCACATGTATCAGGACTAAATAAAACTATTTCAGAAAATATCGTTAAATACCGTGATGAACACGGTCGTATCACTTCTCGTGAAGAAATCAAGAAAGTGCCACGTTTGGGAGCTAAAGCTTTTGAACAAGCAGCAGGTTTCTTACGCATTCCAGGTGCTGAAAACATTCTTGATAATACAGGTGTTCACCCTGAGTCATATAAAGCCGTTGAACGCTTGCTGAAAGAACTTGATATCACTGATTTGGATGATTCTGCTAAGGCAAAACTTCAAGCAGTGTCTGTAAAAGATATGGCTGAAACAATCAGCCTAGGTCAAGAAACGCTGAAAGATATTATTGCTGATCTCTTAAAACCAGGTCGTGATTTGCGTGATGATTTTGAAGCACCTGTCCTTCGCCAAGATGTGCTTGATATTTCTGACCTTGAAATCGGACAAAAATTAGAAGGGACTGTTCGAAATGTGGTCGATTTTGGTGCCTTTGTTGATATCGGTCTTCACGATGATGGCTTGATTCACATTTCACAAATGAGCAAATCTTTTGTCAAACATCCTAGCCAAGTGGTTTCTGTTGGTGATGTGGTCACAGTGTGGGTTTCAAAAATCGATAAAGAGCGTGGCAAAATTAACCTTTCTTTGGTAGATTTACGTGAACTTAACTAA